Proteins encoded in a region of the Perca fluviatilis chromosome 6, GENO_Pfluv_1.0, whole genome shotgun sequence genome:
- the si:dkey-112e17.1 gene encoding uncharacterized protein si:dkey-112e17.1 isoform X3: MNDGSALPILQVYFDCGARVDVVDVQGLILSPGFPYNYSSGTHCVWQFFVPVDYQLILEIFDFDVFESHDSAAQYSAISNFEEEETDEEVTFDPGSLAADETSLAAEDPAVQSVGDVTKTQQSFQDGEVKQVVVQEQSTKMEIAKVSNSAKRSTDASSGLSSPPPPSLLLLPGAVPPGDKAVNSASSSHLRGDLSPTSNPSTVAEETTLSSLHPTDTPAVSPESQHSVLDACPHDVLYISDLITFSSRFCGSNRPPSSQLVFGSSQEMVEVIMELITTTHWGRGFALLFHYHNLTEPGGGHRASAPTASKVDSLLAAVSGAAFFAMILTIALCIVFRPKLCPKRASSCASSNSEVPEGVQNTGAEVSELQLMAENQTDLEATTEQDNNNDSPPHSVSAGGDVSQSAEVDLSCSGLTELDLGADEVFIVSSAPSSSRLPFSPHTQRERFLRHSDTGPSPASDWPSPDPTTSPTGTRSTKDSSGGLARPRAWSVRTFQDFLPPLPQLHKKWCSWNSSSPFTKLVDSAPSSLVADCRGDNGRRVFSDAHLDAEADNSTISDSSISNASYPLTQAAQRQRRLNSNSNLRRSRFTGPCFGLLSGTADTTKASGVPRAQGSLSEPSAGSSSSSSQCPIESSQAGKRREFPGESDHISVQVFAISEEEDRQPLVSAEHLDQTSASALLNGLAKGTYEGKGPAVGNTSLSPQSQRARPEWRPWGSQVSGGVGPLPSNTLPIMTDSSQPSLSKATVLRSVTNLMGPDGLKVDEKRRDSGGAVMHF, from the exons GTATACTTTGACTGTGGTGCCAGGGTGGATGTGGTTGATGTCCAAGGCCTCATTCTGTCCCCTGGCTTCCCCTACAACTACTCCTCTGGGACACACTGCGTTTGGCAGTTCTTTGTGCCTGTCGATTACCAGCTTATTCTGGAGATATTTGACTTTGAcgtgtttgaaagccatgattcCGCTGCACAGTACTCTGCTATCTCTAATTTtgaagaggaggagacagacGAAGAGGTGACTTTCGATCCTGGCAGCTTGGCGGCAGATGAAACGTCATTAGCAGCTGAAGATCCCGCGGTTCAGAGTGTAGGGGACGTCACAAAGACTCAGCAGTCCTTCCAAGACGGCGAGGTCAAGCAAGTAGTGGTCCAAGAGCAGTCCACAAAGATGGAGATTGCCAAAGTCTCAAATTCTGCCAAAAGATCCACAGACGCCTCCTCTGGCCTATCTTCGccgccccctccctctctcctcctcctaccTGGGGCTGTGCCTCCAGGAGACAAGGCTGTCAACTCTGCCTCCTCATCTCACCTCAGGGGAGACCTCAGCCCCACTTCTAACCCGAGCACAGTCGCGGAGGAGACCACCCTTTCCTCGCTACACCCCACTGACACTCCAGCTGTGAGCCCCGAAAGCCAGCACTCGGTGCTGGACGCCTGCCCCCACGATGTCCTCTACATCTCCGACCTCATCACCTTCTCCTCCAGGTTCTGCGGGTCCAACCGGCCTCCCAGCAGCCAGCTGGTGTTCGGCTCCAGCCAGGAGATGGTGGAGGTCATCATGGAGCTCATCACCACCACCCACTGGGGCCGCGGCTTCGCTCTTCTCTTCCACTACCACAACCTGACCGAGCCAGGGGGGGGGCACCGGGCCTCTGCTCCTACAGCCAGCAAGGTAGACTCTTTGCTGGCTGCTGTGAGCGGAGCTGCCTTCTTCGCAATGATACTCACAATTGCCCTCTGCATCGTTTTCAG ACCCAAACTGTGTCCAAAAAGAGCCAGCTCCTGTGCATCCAGCAACTCTGAG GTGCCGGAGGGGGTCCAGAACACCGGGGCTGAGGTCAGCGAGCTGCAGCTGATGGCTGAGAATCAGACCGACCTGGAAGCGACTACAGAGCAGGACAACAACAACGACAGCCCGCCACACTCAG TCAGTGCTGGCGGGGACGTTTCCCAGAGTGCAGAGGTGGACCTGTCGTGCAGCGGTTTGACTGAACTCGACCTTGGTGCAGATGAGGTTTTCATTGTATCTTCAGCTCCGAGCTCAAGCAGGCTACCTTTCTCACCTCACACG CAGCGGGAGAGGTTTCTGCGGCACAGTGACACCGGCCCCAGCCCTGCAAGTGACTGGCCCTCACCAGACCCCACCACCTCACCCACTGGCACCAGGTCCACCAAGGACAGCAGCGGTGGCTTAGCCAGGCCGAGAGCGTGGAGCGTACGCACCTTCCAGGACTTCCTCCCTCCGCTGCCGCAGCTGCATAAGAAGTGGTGCAGCTGGAACTCCAGCAGTCCCTTCACCAAGCTGGTGGATAGC GCTCCATCCAGTTTGGTAGCTGACTGCAGAGGGGATAACGGCAGGAGGGTCTTCTCTGATGCTCACCTGGACGCTGAGGCAGACAACAGCACCATCTCGGACTCCTCCATCAGCAACGCCTCCTACCCGCTTACGCAGGCCGCTCAGAGGCAGCGGCGTCTCAACTCCAATAGCAACCTGCGGCGCTCGCGCTTCACAGGGCCTTGCTTTGGCCTGCTTTCCGGGACGGCAGACACAACGAAGGCCTCCGGGGTTCCTCGTGCCCAGGGCTCCCTCTCAGAACCCAGCGCTGGctcatcttcttcttcctcccagTGTCCGATCGAGAGCAGCCAGGCCGGAAAGAGGCGCGAGTTCCCAGGAGAGAGTGACCACATCAGCGTGCAGGTGTTTGCCATCTCTGAGGAGGAGGACCGGCAGCCCCTGGTCTCAGCTGAGCACCTGGACCAGACCTCTGCCTCGGCCCTGCTGAATGGATTGGCCAAAGGGACATATGAGGGGAAGGGGCCTGCTGTTGGAAACACCAGCCTCAGCCCACAGAGCCAGAGGGCCAGACCAGAGTGGAGGCCGTGGGGGAGCCAGGTGTCAGGAGGGGTCGGCCCACTCCCTTCCAACACACTCCCCATCATGACTGACTCGAGCCAGCCATCTCTCAGTAAGGCCACAGTGCTGCGCAGTGTGACCAACCTGATGGGACCAGACGGGCTTAAAGTTGATGAAAAGAGAAGGGACTCTGGTGGGGCAGTTATGCATTTCTGA
- the si:dkey-112e17.1 gene encoding uncharacterized protein si:dkey-112e17.1 isoform X2 — MSCVTSLGAHVFMTTYLLFVMGCVAQKVYFDCGARVDVVDVQGLILSPGFPYNYSSGTHCVWQFFVPVDYQLILEIFDFDVFESHDSAAQYSAISNFEEEETDEEVTFDPGSLAADETSLAAEDPAVQSVGDVTKTQQSFQDGEVKQVVVQEQSTKMEIAKVSNSAKRSTDASSGLSSPPPPSLLLLPGAVPPGDKAVNSASSSHLRGDLSPTSNPSTVAEETTLSSLHPTDTPAVSPESQHSVLDACPHDVLYISDLITFSSRFCGSNRPPSSQLVFGSSQEMVEVIMELITTTHWGRGFALLFHYHNLTEPGGGHRASAPTASKVDSLLAAVSGAAFFAMILTIALCIVFRPKLCPKRASSCASSNSEVPEGVQNTGAEVSELQLMAENQTDLEATTEQDNNNDSPPHSVSAGGDVSQSAEVDLSCSGLTELDLGADEVFIVSSAPSSSRLPFSPHTRERFLRHSDTGPSPASDWPSPDPTTSPTGTRSTKDSSGGLARPRAWSVRTFQDFLPPLPQLHKKWCSWNSSSPFTKLVDSAPSSLVADCRGDNGRRVFSDAHLDAEADNSTISDSSISNASYPLTQAAQRQRRLNSNSNLRRSRFTGPCFGLLSGTADTTKASGVPRAQGSLSEPSAGSSSSSSQCPIESSQAGKRREFPGESDHISVQVFAISEEEDRQPLVSAEHLDQTSASALLNGLAKGTYEGKGPAVGNTSLSPQSQRARPEWRPWGSQVSGGVGPLPSNTLPIMTDSSQPSLSKATVLRSVTNLMGPDGLKVDEKRRDSGGAVMHF; from the exons GTATACTTTGACTGTGGTGCCAGGGTGGATGTGGTTGATGTCCAAGGCCTCATTCTGTCCCCTGGCTTCCCCTACAACTACTCCTCTGGGACACACTGCGTTTGGCAGTTCTTTGTGCCTGTCGATTACCAGCTTATTCTGGAGATATTTGACTTTGAcgtgtttgaaagccatgattcCGCTGCACAGTACTCTGCTATCTCTAATTTtgaagaggaggagacagacGAAGAGGTGACTTTCGATCCTGGCAGCTTGGCGGCAGATGAAACGTCATTAGCAGCTGAAGATCCCGCGGTTCAGAGTGTAGGGGACGTCACAAAGACTCAGCAGTCCTTCCAAGACGGCGAGGTCAAGCAAGTAGTGGTCCAAGAGCAGTCCACAAAGATGGAGATTGCCAAAGTCTCAAATTCTGCCAAAAGATCCACAGACGCCTCCTCTGGCCTATCTTCGccgccccctccctctctcctcctcctaccTGGGGCTGTGCCTCCAGGAGACAAGGCTGTCAACTCTGCCTCCTCATCTCACCTCAGGGGAGACCTCAGCCCCACTTCTAACCCGAGCACAGTCGCGGAGGAGACCACCCTTTCCTCGCTACACCCCACTGACACTCCAGCTGTGAGCCCCGAAAGCCAGCACTCGGTGCTGGACGCCTGCCCCCACGATGTCCTCTACATCTCCGACCTCATCACCTTCTCCTCCAGGTTCTGCGGGTCCAACCGGCCTCCCAGCAGCCAGCTGGTGTTCGGCTCCAGCCAGGAGATGGTGGAGGTCATCATGGAGCTCATCACCACCACCCACTGGGGCCGCGGCTTCGCTCTTCTCTTCCACTACCACAACCTGACCGAGCCAGGGGGGGGGCACCGGGCCTCTGCTCCTACAGCCAGCAAGGTAGACTCTTTGCTGGCTGCTGTGAGCGGAGCTGCCTTCTTCGCAATGATACTCACAATTGCCCTCTGCATCGTTTTCAG ACCCAAACTGTGTCCAAAAAGAGCCAGCTCCTGTGCATCCAGCAACTCTGAG GTGCCGGAGGGGGTCCAGAACACCGGGGCTGAGGTCAGCGAGCTGCAGCTGATGGCTGAGAATCAGACCGACCTGGAAGCGACTACAGAGCAGGACAACAACAACGACAGCCCGCCACACTCAG TCAGTGCTGGCGGGGACGTTTCCCAGAGTGCAGAGGTGGACCTGTCGTGCAGCGGTTTGACTGAACTCGACCTTGGTGCAGATGAGGTTTTCATTGTATCTTCAGCTCCGAGCTCAAGCAGGCTACCTTTCTCACCTCACACG CGGGAGAGGTTTCTGCGGCACAGTGACACCGGCCCCAGCCCTGCAAGTGACTGGCCCTCACCAGACCCCACCACCTCACCCACTGGCACCAGGTCCACCAAGGACAGCAGCGGTGGCTTAGCCAGGCCGAGAGCGTGGAGCGTACGCACCTTCCAGGACTTCCTCCCTCCGCTGCCGCAGCTGCATAAGAAGTGGTGCAGCTGGAACTCCAGCAGTCCCTTCACCAAGCTGGTGGATAGC GCTCCATCCAGTTTGGTAGCTGACTGCAGAGGGGATAACGGCAGGAGGGTCTTCTCTGATGCTCACCTGGACGCTGAGGCAGACAACAGCACCATCTCGGACTCCTCCATCAGCAACGCCTCCTACCCGCTTACGCAGGCCGCTCAGAGGCAGCGGCGTCTCAACTCCAATAGCAACCTGCGGCGCTCGCGCTTCACAGGGCCTTGCTTTGGCCTGCTTTCCGGGACGGCAGACACAACGAAGGCCTCCGGGGTTCCTCGTGCCCAGGGCTCCCTCTCAGAACCCAGCGCTGGctcatcttcttcttcctcccagTGTCCGATCGAGAGCAGCCAGGCCGGAAAGAGGCGCGAGTTCCCAGGAGAGAGTGACCACATCAGCGTGCAGGTGTTTGCCATCTCTGAGGAGGAGGACCGGCAGCCCCTGGTCTCAGCTGAGCACCTGGACCAGACCTCTGCCTCGGCCCTGCTGAATGGATTGGCCAAAGGGACATATGAGGGGAAGGGGCCTGCTGTTGGAAACACCAGCCTCAGCCCACAGAGCCAGAGGGCCAGACCAGAGTGGAGGCCGTGGGGGAGCCAGGTGTCAGGAGGGGTCGGCCCACTCCCTTCCAACACACTCCCCATCATGACTGACTCGAGCCAGCCATCTCTCAGTAAGGCCACAGTGCTGCGCAGTGTGACCAACCTGATGGGACCAGACGGGCTTAAAGTTGATGAAAAGAGAAGGGACTCTGGTGGGGCAGTTATGCATTTCTGA
- the si:dkey-112e17.1 gene encoding uncharacterized protein si:dkey-112e17.1 isoform X1, with amino-acid sequence MSCVTSLGAHVFMTTYLLFVMGCVAQKVYFDCGARVDVVDVQGLILSPGFPYNYSSGTHCVWQFFVPVDYQLILEIFDFDVFESHDSAAQYSAISNFEEEETDEEVTFDPGSLAADETSLAAEDPAVQSVGDVTKTQQSFQDGEVKQVVVQEQSTKMEIAKVSNSAKRSTDASSGLSSPPPPSLLLLPGAVPPGDKAVNSASSSHLRGDLSPTSNPSTVAEETTLSSLHPTDTPAVSPESQHSVLDACPHDVLYISDLITFSSRFCGSNRPPSSQLVFGSSQEMVEVIMELITTTHWGRGFALLFHYHNLTEPGGGHRASAPTASKVDSLLAAVSGAAFFAMILTIALCIVFRPKLCPKRASSCASSNSEVPEGVQNTGAEVSELQLMAENQTDLEATTEQDNNNDSPPHSVSAGGDVSQSAEVDLSCSGLTELDLGADEVFIVSSAPSSSRLPFSPHTQRERFLRHSDTGPSPASDWPSPDPTTSPTGTRSTKDSSGGLARPRAWSVRTFQDFLPPLPQLHKKWCSWNSSSPFTKLVDSAPSSLVADCRGDNGRRVFSDAHLDAEADNSTISDSSISNASYPLTQAAQRQRRLNSNSNLRRSRFTGPCFGLLSGTADTTKASGVPRAQGSLSEPSAGSSSSSSQCPIESSQAGKRREFPGESDHISVQVFAISEEEDRQPLVSAEHLDQTSASALLNGLAKGTYEGKGPAVGNTSLSPQSQRARPEWRPWGSQVSGGVGPLPSNTLPIMTDSSQPSLSKATVLRSVTNLMGPDGLKVDEKRRDSGGAVMHF; translated from the exons GTATACTTTGACTGTGGTGCCAGGGTGGATGTGGTTGATGTCCAAGGCCTCATTCTGTCCCCTGGCTTCCCCTACAACTACTCCTCTGGGACACACTGCGTTTGGCAGTTCTTTGTGCCTGTCGATTACCAGCTTATTCTGGAGATATTTGACTTTGAcgtgtttgaaagccatgattcCGCTGCACAGTACTCTGCTATCTCTAATTTtgaagaggaggagacagacGAAGAGGTGACTTTCGATCCTGGCAGCTTGGCGGCAGATGAAACGTCATTAGCAGCTGAAGATCCCGCGGTTCAGAGTGTAGGGGACGTCACAAAGACTCAGCAGTCCTTCCAAGACGGCGAGGTCAAGCAAGTAGTGGTCCAAGAGCAGTCCACAAAGATGGAGATTGCCAAAGTCTCAAATTCTGCCAAAAGATCCACAGACGCCTCCTCTGGCCTATCTTCGccgccccctccctctctcctcctcctaccTGGGGCTGTGCCTCCAGGAGACAAGGCTGTCAACTCTGCCTCCTCATCTCACCTCAGGGGAGACCTCAGCCCCACTTCTAACCCGAGCACAGTCGCGGAGGAGACCACCCTTTCCTCGCTACACCCCACTGACACTCCAGCTGTGAGCCCCGAAAGCCAGCACTCGGTGCTGGACGCCTGCCCCCACGATGTCCTCTACATCTCCGACCTCATCACCTTCTCCTCCAGGTTCTGCGGGTCCAACCGGCCTCCCAGCAGCCAGCTGGTGTTCGGCTCCAGCCAGGAGATGGTGGAGGTCATCATGGAGCTCATCACCACCACCCACTGGGGCCGCGGCTTCGCTCTTCTCTTCCACTACCACAACCTGACCGAGCCAGGGGGGGGGCACCGGGCCTCTGCTCCTACAGCCAGCAAGGTAGACTCTTTGCTGGCTGCTGTGAGCGGAGCTGCCTTCTTCGCAATGATACTCACAATTGCCCTCTGCATCGTTTTCAG ACCCAAACTGTGTCCAAAAAGAGCCAGCTCCTGTGCATCCAGCAACTCTGAG GTGCCGGAGGGGGTCCAGAACACCGGGGCTGAGGTCAGCGAGCTGCAGCTGATGGCTGAGAATCAGACCGACCTGGAAGCGACTACAGAGCAGGACAACAACAACGACAGCCCGCCACACTCAG TCAGTGCTGGCGGGGACGTTTCCCAGAGTGCAGAGGTGGACCTGTCGTGCAGCGGTTTGACTGAACTCGACCTTGGTGCAGATGAGGTTTTCATTGTATCTTCAGCTCCGAGCTCAAGCAGGCTACCTTTCTCACCTCACACG CAGCGGGAGAGGTTTCTGCGGCACAGTGACACCGGCCCCAGCCCTGCAAGTGACTGGCCCTCACCAGACCCCACCACCTCACCCACTGGCACCAGGTCCACCAAGGACAGCAGCGGTGGCTTAGCCAGGCCGAGAGCGTGGAGCGTACGCACCTTCCAGGACTTCCTCCCTCCGCTGCCGCAGCTGCATAAGAAGTGGTGCAGCTGGAACTCCAGCAGTCCCTTCACCAAGCTGGTGGATAGC GCTCCATCCAGTTTGGTAGCTGACTGCAGAGGGGATAACGGCAGGAGGGTCTTCTCTGATGCTCACCTGGACGCTGAGGCAGACAACAGCACCATCTCGGACTCCTCCATCAGCAACGCCTCCTACCCGCTTACGCAGGCCGCTCAGAGGCAGCGGCGTCTCAACTCCAATAGCAACCTGCGGCGCTCGCGCTTCACAGGGCCTTGCTTTGGCCTGCTTTCCGGGACGGCAGACACAACGAAGGCCTCCGGGGTTCCTCGTGCCCAGGGCTCCCTCTCAGAACCCAGCGCTGGctcatcttcttcttcctcccagTGTCCGATCGAGAGCAGCCAGGCCGGAAAGAGGCGCGAGTTCCCAGGAGAGAGTGACCACATCAGCGTGCAGGTGTTTGCCATCTCTGAGGAGGAGGACCGGCAGCCCCTGGTCTCAGCTGAGCACCTGGACCAGACCTCTGCCTCGGCCCTGCTGAATGGATTGGCCAAAGGGACATATGAGGGGAAGGGGCCTGCTGTTGGAAACACCAGCCTCAGCCCACAGAGCCAGAGGGCCAGACCAGAGTGGAGGCCGTGGGGGAGCCAGGTGTCAGGAGGGGTCGGCCCACTCCCTTCCAACACACTCCCCATCATGACTGACTCGAGCCAGCCATCTCTCAGTAAGGCCACAGTGCTGCGCAGTGTGACCAACCTGATGGGACCAGACGGGCTTAAAGTTGATGAAAAGAGAAGGGACTCTGGTGGGGCAGTTATGCATTTCTGA